A genomic window from Bdellovibrio sp. SKB1291214 includes:
- the rpoB gene encoding DNA-directed RNA polymerase subunit beta, protein MEKTPVTASNIRVRKSFAKNKQVIDIPNLIELQKSSYEAFIQKDMDPDRRGEAGLNGVFKSVFPITDFNNTASLEFVSYTLEPAKYDVDECRQRGMTFAAPIKVTLRLIVFDVDEETEARSIRDVKEQEVYLGEIPLMTANGSFIINGTERVVVSQLHRSPGVFFDHDGGKNNASGKLIYSARVIPYRGSWLDAEFDQKDLIHVRIDRRRKFPVTILLKALGYNAEQLLEYFYDLDEVYVKGGKLFRKLDIERMSGQRALTDIVDPKGGEALVKAGRRITRAIVKKIKDLNITELEVEPNDLDGKVLAKPLIDESTGEIIADANAELNSAIIKRAIEAGIESFYMIFFDGLTVGPYLRNTLLVDKVSNKDESLIEIYKRLRPGEPPTLEAATTFFGRLFFDPETYDLSEVGRIKINHRFGISMEECPPSHRTLTHKDILSTIKTLIDLKNGRGVIDDIDHLGNRRVRSVGELLENQYRIGLVRMERAIRERMSLQDVETMMPHDLVNAKPVNAVVKEFFGSSQLSQFMDQTNPLSEITHKRRLSALGPGGLTRDRAGFEVRDVHPTHYGRICPIETPEGPNIGLIASLATYARINNYGFIETPYRKVEQGAVSKDINYLSALEEAGHYIAPAARDEAGNKAIQTPTTITRRDGEYEIVDKDKVALMDVSPSQLVSIAASLIPFLEHDDANRALMGSNMQRQAVPLLRSRAPLVGTGVERLVARDSGTSVVVQNDGIVEEVDASRIVIRRFAKGGELGANVDIYNLTKYQRTNQNTCFNQKPIVTVGDKVSKGDIVADGPSTELGELALGQNILVAFTPWQGYNFEDSILISERLLKDDVYTSIHIEEFECVARDTKLGKEEITRDIANVGEEALKDLDSSGIIRIGAEVRPGFILVGKVTPKGETQLSPEEKLLRAIFGEKAGDVRDTSLRAPSGVYGTVIDAQVYSREGADRDERLSSIIEEKKRKLEKDLAVEQNVIKNNSITKLRDILVGKITTGVLLNEDGSQKLLNKGQSITVADIETIPFELLNYIPLEQDLEFQVNKIIDNARNQLDAVKLVFNEKIDRLRKGDELPPGVIKMVKVYVAIKRKMQVGDKFAGRHGNKGVVSKVLPVEDMPYLADGSPVDMVLNPLGVPSRMNIGQVLEVHLGWAAHNLGKQIGSHLEKWNAENARKEMKDIFNDSDISAKLDGADEGSLKSMVTRMKNGIHVGTPVFDGARESDVKNLLAKAEVPLSGKSILFDGRTGEPFTNPVTVGIMYMLKLHHLVEEKIHARSIGPYSLVSQQPLGGKAQFGGQRLGEMEVWAIEAYGAAYSLQEFLTVKSDDVAGRTRMYESIVKGENILEPGLPESFNVLVKELQSLALNVELMESDILRDQDEDLDNGGDVIEATVVAPTEPEQH, encoded by the coding sequence TTGGAAAAAACTCCAGTTACGGCTTCTAACATTCGAGTTAGAAAGTCTTTCGCGAAAAATAAGCAAGTCATTGATATCCCTAACTTGATTGAATTGCAGAAGTCTTCTTACGAAGCTTTCATTCAAAAAGATATGGATCCAGATCGCCGTGGCGAAGCTGGTCTTAATGGCGTTTTCAAATCTGTTTTCCCAATCACAGATTTCAACAACACTGCAAGCCTAGAGTTTGTATCTTACACTCTTGAGCCAGCAAAATACGACGTAGATGAATGTCGTCAGCGCGGAATGACTTTCGCTGCTCCGATCAAAGTTACTCTTCGTCTTATCGTGTTTGATGTTGATGAAGAAACTGAAGCACGTTCTATCCGTGACGTAAAAGAACAAGAAGTTTACTTGGGCGAAATCCCATTGATGACTGCTAACGGTTCTTTCATCATCAACGGTACTGAGCGCGTTGTTGTATCTCAGTTGCATCGTTCTCCGGGCGTGTTCTTCGATCACGACGGTGGTAAAAACAATGCTTCTGGTAAATTGATCTACTCTGCACGTGTAATTCCTTACCGTGGTTCTTGGTTGGATGCTGAATTCGATCAAAAAGATTTGATCCACGTTCGTATCGATCGTCGTCGTAAATTCCCAGTGACAATCTTGTTGAAAGCATTGGGTTACAACGCTGAACAACTTCTTGAATACTTCTACGACCTTGACGAAGTTTACGTTAAAGGCGGCAAGTTGTTCCGTAAGTTGGACATCGAAAGAATGTCAGGCCAAAGAGCATTGACTGATATCGTTGATCCAAAAGGTGGTGAGGCACTAGTTAAAGCTGGTCGTCGTATCACTCGCGCGATCGTTAAGAAAATCAAAGACCTTAACATCACTGAGCTTGAAGTTGAACCAAACGACCTTGATGGTAAAGTTTTGGCGAAACCTCTTATCGATGAATCTACTGGTGAGATCATCGCGGATGCGAATGCTGAGTTGAACTCTGCGATCATCAAACGCGCGATCGAAGCTGGCATCGAAAGCTTCTACATGATCTTCTTCGACGGTTTGACTGTTGGACCTTACCTACGTAACACATTGTTGGTAGATAAAGTTTCTAACAAAGACGAATCTTTGATCGAGATCTACAAACGTCTTCGTCCAGGTGAGCCTCCAACTTTGGAAGCTGCTACGACGTTCTTCGGTCGTTTGTTCTTCGATCCAGAGACTTATGATCTTTCTGAAGTTGGTCGTATCAAGATCAATCACAGATTCGGTATCTCTATGGAAGAGTGCCCGCCGTCTCACAGAACACTGACTCACAAAGATATCTTAAGCACTATCAAAACGCTTATCGATCTTAAAAACGGTCGTGGTGTTATCGACGATATCGATCACTTGGGTAACCGTCGTGTTCGTTCCGTAGGTGAGTTGCTAGAAAACCAATACCGTATCGGTTTGGTTCGTATGGAACGCGCTATCCGTGAACGTATGTCTCTACAAGACGTAGAAACAATGATGCCTCACGATCTAGTAAACGCTAAACCTGTAAATGCAGTTGTTAAAGAATTCTTCGGTTCTTCTCAATTGTCACAGTTCATGGACCAAACAAATCCATTGTCTGAGATCACTCACAAACGTCGTTTGTCAGCTCTTGGACCTGGTGGTTTGACTCGTGACCGTGCCGGATTCGAAGTACGTGACGTACATCCAACGCATTACGGTCGTATCTGTCCAATCGAAACTCCAGAGGGACCAAACATCGGTTTGATCGCTTCCTTGGCAACATACGCTCGTATCAACAACTACGGTTTCATCGAGACTCCGTACCGCAAAGTTGAACAAGGCGCAGTTTCTAAAGACATCAATTACTTGTCTGCATTGGAAGAAGCGGGTCACTACATCGCTCCAGCAGCTCGTGACGAAGCTGGTAACAAAGCTATCCAAACACCAACTACTATCACTCGTCGTGATGGTGAGTATGAAATCGTTGATAAAGATAAAGTTGCTTTGATGGACGTTTCTCCATCTCAGCTAGTATCTATCGCGGCATCTTTGATCCCGTTCCTAGAACATGACGACGCCAACCGTGCGTTGATGGGATCGAACATGCAACGTCAAGCGGTTCCATTGTTGCGTTCTCGCGCACCACTTGTTGGTACAGGCGTAGAGCGTTTGGTTGCTCGTGACTCTGGTACATCTGTCGTTGTTCAAAACGACGGTATCGTTGAAGAAGTAGATGCATCTCGTATCGTTATCCGTCGTTTCGCTAAAGGCGGCGAGTTGGGTGCGAACGTTGATATCTACAATTTGACTAAGTACCAACGTACGAACCAAAACACATGCTTCAATCAAAAACCAATCGTAACTGTTGGTGACAAGGTTTCTAAAGGCGACATCGTTGCTGACGGACCTTCAACTGAGCTTGGTGAGTTGGCTCTAGGTCAAAACATCCTAGTAGCGTTCACTCCTTGGCAAGGTTACAACTTCGAGGACTCCATCCTTATTTCTGAGCGTTTGTTGAAAGACGACGTTTACACATCTATCCACATCGAAGAATTCGAGTGCGTAGCGCGTGACACGAAACTAGGTAAAGAAGAGATCACTCGCGATATCGCAAACGTTGGTGAAGAAGCACTTAAAGACCTTGATAGCTCTGGTATTATCCGCATCGGTGCGGAAGTTCGCCCTGGCTTCATCTTGGTTGGTAAAGTGACTCCTAAGGGTGAAACTCAACTTTCTCCTGAAGAAAAACTTTTGAGAGCGATCTTCGGTGAAAAAGCTGGTGACGTACGTGATACATCACTTCGCGCACCATCTGGCGTTTACGGTACAGTTATCGATGCTCAAGTTTACTCTCGTGAAGGCGCAGACCGCGATGAGCGTTTGTCTTCCATCATCGAAGAGAAAAAACGCAAGCTTGAAAAAGACTTGGCTGTTGAGCAAAACGTTATCAAAAATAACTCCATCACGAAACTTCGCGATATCTTGGTAGGCAAAATTACTACTGGCGTATTGTTGAATGAAGATGGATCTCAAAAACTTTTGAACAAAGGTCAATCGATCACAGTTGCGGATATCGAAACAATTCCATTTGAATTGTTGAACTATATCCCTCTTGAACAAGACCTTGAGTTCCAAGTTAACAAAATCATCGACAACGCTCGTAACCAACTTGACGCAGTTAAATTGGTATTCAACGAGAAGATCGATCGCCTTCGTAAAGGTGACGAGCTTCCTCCAGGCGTTATCAAAATGGTTAAAGTTTACGTTGCGATTAAACGTAAAATGCAAGTCGGCGATAAATTTGCCGGCCGTCACGGAAATAAAGGTGTCGTTTCTAAAGTATTGCCTGTTGAAGACATGCCTTACCTTGCAGACGGTTCTCCGGTTGACATGGTCTTGAATCCACTGGGCGTACCTTCACGTATGAACATCGGTCAGGTCCTTGAGGTTCACTTGGGTTGGGCAGCGCACAACTTGGGTAAACAAATCGGTTCTCACCTTGAAAAGTGGAATGCAGAAAACGCACGTAAAGAAATGAAAGATATCTTCAATGACTCTGATATCAGCGCAAAACTTGATGGCGCTGATGAAGGTTCTTTGAAATCAATGGTAACTCGTATGAAGAACGGTATCCACGTTGGAACGCCGGTATTCGACGGTGCTCGTGAATCAGATGTTAAGAACTTGCTTGCGAAAGCAGAAGTTCCACTTTCTGGTAAGTCCATCCTATTCGATGGTCGTACTGGCGAGCCGTTCACGAACCCAGTTACTGTGGGTATCATGTACATGCTTAAACTTCACCATCTGGTTGAAGAGAAGATCCATGCTCGTTCTATCGGACCTTATTCTCTCGTTTCGCAACAGCCATTGGGCGGTAAAGCTCAATTCGGTGGTCAGCGTCTAGGGGAGATGGAAGTTTGGGCGATCGAAGCATACGGTGCTGCATACTCTCTACAAGAGTTCCTAACTGTTAAGTCAGATGACGTAGCTGGTAGAACTCGTATGTACGAAAGTATCGTTAAGGGTGAAAACATCCTTGAGCCGGGTCTTCCTGAATCGTTCAACGTTCTAGTGAAAGAGCTTCAGTCTCTTGCATTGAATGTTGAGTTGATGGAGTCCGACATCCTACGCGATCAAGATGAAGATCTTGATAACGGTGGCGATGTTATTGAAGCAACTGTTGTGGCTCCTACTGAGCCAGAGCAGCACTAA